In Deinococcus irradiatisoli, the genomic stretch TGGGTGCGGAAATTGTCGTGCTCGTGGCCGCGAATGAAGGTGTAGCCGGCAAAATCGTTCTGGTAGCTGTGCGCGCCCCACTCGAAGAAGTGGTAATGGTCGGTGATCAACTGGGTGACGATGCCGGCGCGGTTGGCATGGTAGGCCAGCGGCTCGTCCCAGGGTTCCAGCGGCCCCCAGCCGCGCCACCAGAACTCCTCCACGCCGGCCCACAGTTCGCGGCGGGCCGGCATGCACGGCAGCGACCCGGCGAAGTGCTGATCGAACACCACCGCGCGGCGGGCGAAGGCGTCCAGGTTGGGCGTCTTGACCCAGGTGTTGCCGTAGGCCGAGAGAAAATGCCGGTTGAGCGAGTCGATCTGAATCAGGACGACGTTCACGGCCCTCCTTTATTCGCCGCTGATGTTCACGCGGCGGCAGCCCAGCTGCCCGCTGAGCATCAGGGCGTCGGCCTGTTCGCGGCTGGGCCAGGGGCCGAGCAGCTGTGCCCCGCGCGGCACGAACAGGGTCGAGGCGCTGAGCTTGTAGGTGCCGCCGCGCTGGACGGCCCGCACCACGCAGGCGGCGTCCAGGCCGCTGAGCGAGACGGTGGCGGTGTTCTCGGTGCCGCCGGCATCCTGCCAGGCCAGGGCGCGGTCGAGCACCGCCGGATCGAAGCCCGCGAGGGTGCGCTGCGCCTGAGCCTGACCGTAGAGCGCCGCCGTGACCGCCACCAGCACCGGCAACAGGGCCGAGAACAGCCACAGCGTCAGCGGGCGGGTGTGGCCGGGGCGCAGCAGCAGCAGCAGCAGCGCCAGGCCCATGAACACGCAGATCAGCAGGTAAATCAGGGTCACGCGCCGCAGTCTAGCGCGGCCAAGCAAGAAGGGCGGTGCCGACACGGCGCCGCCCCTCTCACAGCGAACCCTGCGCTCAGAAGCTCGGTTCCAGCTTGCCGCGCCAGGCCAGCTTCATGCGCTGCCCCAGGCGCTTGTAGAGCCGGGGAGCGTACTTCTTGCTGAAATCCACCGTGGCGAGTTCGCTGCCCACGTCGTAGCCGTACTTCTCGCTCAGGAAGTAGCGGTGGTCCATGACCCACAGGTACAGATCGGCCTCGGTGCGGCCCGGAAAGCGGCGCATCACGTCGTGGGCGTCGATGTTCTCGACGATCCGGCTGTAGAGGCGGCGGTGCCAGCTCTCCACCGCTTCCTCCCAGGTGACCGGCCGCTGGCGCCCCGGCTTGAGGTCGAGGTAATAGCGCCGGGCGTTGATGTGCTCGATCAGCTTGGCGTAGCGTCCCGGCGTGGTGAACAGGATTTCGCGGTGGTTGGGCACCACCCGGTCGAGGTCGGTGGCCTTGAGGAAGTGGGCGTACTCGCCCTTGATGATCATGTCCTTGAGGGTGTCGCCTTCTTCCGGCGGCACCGTGACGTGCAACTCGATCACGTTGGCATCGATGTAGGCCTGTCCCTGGCGCCGGGCCACGCTGACGCGGTGGTTGCCGTCCTTGACGAAGTACAGTTCGCCGACCTTGTACACCTGAATCGGCGGCAGCTCCTTGCCGTCGAGCTGGGCGCTGCGCACGCCCACCCAGCGCTCGTCGAGGTGCTTTTCCTTGGGTAGGTAGTAGCGGTCGAACTCACGGTAGCGGTCCACCGAGCCGATGATGTGGTCCACCGGAATGGCCTGCAAACCGAGCTGGTATTCGCCGTCGGGGGCCAGGTGGCGCACCCAGTCGAAGGGGGTCAGTTCATTGTTCATGCCGCGCAAAACGCTGAGCAGGTCGTGCACGTCGGCCAGCAGGCGGGCGCGCTCGACTTCAGTCTTGGCTTGGTTGGTGGTGTGGACGCTCATGGAACTCCTGTGGCGACCGAAAACGGGGGCGAGTGAGAGGGCCGCCGCTCTTGAACCCATGATACAGTACCCGCCCTGTTGACACTCTGACAGAAGTCCTTCAGCGGGCCGTCAGCGCTTCCGGCGGCCTTTAGGTTGGCTTAACCCGGCGCGGTGCTAAAATCGCTGCTTATGGATCTCAAGGCCCAGCTCAGAGCCGCCGTCGAACAGGCAGCGCACGTTCTTCTCCAGCCGCAGGGCGGAGCGACCTTCGAGGTGGCGATTCAGGAAACGCCGCCCAACAAGCCAGGCGATTACGGCACGCCCGCCGCCTTTCAGCTGGCCAAACTGCTGGGCCGCAACCCGGCGCAGGTCGCCGCCGAACTCGCCGGAGCGG encodes the following:
- a CDS encoding DUF4032 domain-containing protein; the protein is MSVHTTNQAKTEVERARLLADVHDLLSVLRGMNNELTPFDWVRHLAPDGEYQLGLQAIPVDHIIGSVDRYREFDRYYLPKEKHLDERWVGVRSAQLDGKELPPIQVYKVGELYFVKDGNHRVSVARRQGQAYIDANVIELHVTVPPEEGDTLKDMIIKGEYAHFLKATDLDRVVPNHREILFTTPGRYAKLIEHINARRYYLDLKPGRQRPVTWEEAVESWHRRLYSRIVENIDAHDVMRRFPGRTEADLYLWVMDHRYFLSEKYGYDVGSELATVDFSKKYAPRLYKRLGQRMKLAWRGKLEPSF